A region from the Aegilops tauschii subsp. strangulata cultivar AL8/78 chromosome 5, Aet v6.0, whole genome shotgun sequence genome encodes:
- the LOC109737674 gene encoding uncharacterized protein isoform X3, whose product MGQGQHEQSISQFKTKLRMPLDLVSVFLAFTLESSLDNFRRASPDEELISGALEITLCFPCMVLRFYMMAANLSFMPPNILIFMDTGAAVLACYVLLLDINWSFRWLTMFPVMGIVFIYALSRLYSKPYTRGEDREEAGIIPCSKIKEGEDREEAAVISCSQIKEGEDREEDALTFYSQIKQDGDDGHCKANQGSKGENLSTRNTEESSNEKITRFLLFLSFILAALTSMMKRLPTDVSPGIAPASELLHKTLLVLLLVTAHTVAAEALGEEVILLCMPEVIPVVLIWFSIHHGSVSDQVIETYKRWEWRISLGAVVALFLAKIDESVRPGWCTTIFVCCAISGLLANYVVFMLSHWPGQEPADDKQEPGKLLVQPADDKQDPGKLDVQAADGKQDPGKLAVELLKHWANDLLIAAAALLLVRYLLVHGLGWKEALTALSQTFERLISAVRGHTNTFWSIMPLLCSALFNLLSSSMNLHKDSPGIATVQWSFGICYNVLIVLHMFFFTGDVSHTLYYKYNSIALLWKGMQRILVI is encoded by the exons ATGGGTCAAGGTCAACATGAGCAATCTATATCCCAGTTCAA GACAAAGCTGCGTATGCCGTTGGATTTGGTGTCTGTGTTTCTCGCCTTCACACTGGAAAGCAGCCTAGACAATTTCCGAAGGGCATCTCCTGATGAGGAGTTGATATCGGGTGCATTGGAGATTACTCTTTGCTTCCCCTGCATGGTTCTGAGATTCTACATGATGGCAGCCAATCTGTCATTCATGCCTCCAAACATCCTGATTTTCATGGACACCGGCGCTGCCGTACTTGCCTGTTATGTGCTACTACTGGACATCAACTGGAGCTTCAGATGGCTCACCATGTTCCCCGTCATGGGCATTGTTTTCATATATGCCCTGTCACGGCTGTACTCGAAGCCCTATACTCGAGGTGAAGATCGTGAAGAGGCCGGGATTATCCCCTGTTCAAAAATAAAAGAAGGTGAAGATCGTGAAGAGGCCGCGGTTATCTCCTGTTCACAAATAAAAGAAGGTGAAGATCGTGAAGAGGACGCGCTTACCTTCTATTCACAAATAAAACAAGATGGTGATGATGGCCATTGCAAGGCAAACCAAGGCAGTAAAGGAGAAAATTTGTCGACGAGGAATACAGAAGAATCTAGCAATGAGAAGATCACTAGG TTCCTCCTGTTCCTGAGCTTTATACTGGCAGCACTGACGTCCATGATGAAGAGACTGCCTACTGACGTCTCCCCGGGCATTGCACCGGCATCGGAGTTGCTCCACAAGACCTTGCTTGTACTCCTGCTGGTGACAGCGCACACGGTGGCCGCGGAGGCGCTGGGCGAGGAAGTGATTCTCCTCTGCATGCCAGAGGTTATCCCAGTTGTGCTAATCTGGTTCAGTATTCACCACGGCTCCGTCAGCGACCAGGTGATTGAAACTTATAAAAGGTGGGAATGGCGCATTTCTCTAGGTGCAGTGGTAGCTCTTTTTTTGGCCAAGATTGATGAGTCCGTGCGCCCCGGCTGGTGCACGACAATATTTGTTTGCTGTGCCATCTCAGGGCTCCTGGCCAACTACGTTGTGTTCATGCTAAGTCATTGGCCAGGGCAAGAACCGGCTGATGACAAGCAGGAACCAGGGAAGCTTCTTGTTCAACCCGCCGATGACAAGCAGGATCCGGGGAAGCTGGATGTACAAGCCGCTGATGGAAAGCAGGATCCAGGGAAGCTGGCTGTGGAATTACTGAAGCATTGGGCAAATGACTTACTGATAGCCGCAGCTGCGTTGCTGCTAGTCAGGTATCTGCTCGTTCACGGGCTTGGTTGGAAAGAAGCACTTACTGCACTAAGCCAAACCTTTGAACGATTGATTTCAGCAGTGAGAGGACACACAAATACTTTTTGGTCCATCATGCCATTACTATGTTCTGCCCTATTCAATTTGTTGTCCAGTTCAATGAACCTCCACAAGGATTCCCCAGGAATAGCAACAGTGCAATGGAGCTTTGGTATTTGCTATAATGTGTTGATTGTACTTCATATGTTCTTCTTTACAGGTGATGTATCCCATACTCTATATTATAAGTACAATAGTATTGCCTTACTTTGGAAAGGAATGCAGCGCATTCTTGTAATATGA
- the LOC109737674 gene encoding uncharacterized protein isoform X1 produces the protein MGQGQHEQSISQFKTKLRMPLDLVSVFLAFTLESSLDNFRRASPDEELISGALEITLCFPCMVLRFYMMAANLSFMPPNILIFMDTGAAVLACYVLLLDINWSFRWLTMFPVMGIVFIYALSRLYSKPYTRGEDREEAGIIPCSKIKEGEDREEAAVISCSQIKEGEDREEDALTFYSQIKQDGDDGHCKANQGSKGENLSTRNTEESSNEKITRVIFLQLEFIGIITFGALWAMDELLLDEHATDRFTISQFLLFLSFILAALTSMMKRLPTDVSPGIAPASELLHKTLLVLLLVTAHTVAAEALGEEVILLCMPEVIPVVLIWFSIHHGSVSDQVIETYKRWEWRISLGAVVALFLAKIDESVRPGWCTTIFVCCAISGLLANYVVFMLSHWPGQEPADDKQEPGKLLVQPADDKQDPGKLDVQAADGKQDPGKLAVELLKHWANDLLIAAAALLLVRYLLVHGLGWKEALTALSQTFERLISAVRGHTNTFWSIMPLLCSALFNLLSSSMNLHKDSPGIATVQWSFGICYNVLIVLHMFFFTGDVSHTLYYKYNSIALLWKGMQRILVI, from the exons ATGGGTCAAGGTCAACATGAGCAATCTATATCCCAGTTCAA GACAAAGCTGCGTATGCCGTTGGATTTGGTGTCTGTGTTTCTCGCCTTCACACTGGAAAGCAGCCTAGACAATTTCCGAAGGGCATCTCCTGATGAGGAGTTGATATCGGGTGCATTGGAGATTACTCTTTGCTTCCCCTGCATGGTTCTGAGATTCTACATGATGGCAGCCAATCTGTCATTCATGCCTCCAAACATCCTGATTTTCATGGACACCGGCGCTGCCGTACTTGCCTGTTATGTGCTACTACTGGACATCAACTGGAGCTTCAGATGGCTCACCATGTTCCCCGTCATGGGCATTGTTTTCATATATGCCCTGTCACGGCTGTACTCGAAGCCCTATACTCGAGGTGAAGATCGTGAAGAGGCCGGGATTATCCCCTGTTCAAAAATAAAAGAAGGTGAAGATCGTGAAGAGGCCGCGGTTATCTCCTGTTCACAAATAAAAGAAGGTGAAGATCGTGAAGAGGACGCGCTTACCTTCTATTCACAAATAAAACAAGATGGTGATGATGGCCATTGCAAGGCAAACCAAGGCAGTAAAGGAGAAAATTTGTCGACGAGGAATACAGAAGAATCTAGCAATGAGAAGATCACTAGGGTAATATTTCTGCAGCTTGAGTTCATAGGGATAATAACGTTCGGGGCGCTATGGGCGATGGACGAGCTGCTACTTGATGAGCATGCAACTGACAGGTTCACCATCTCCCAGTTCCTCCTGTTCCTGAGCTTTATACTGGCAGCACTGACGTCCATGATGAAGAGACTGCCTACTGACGTCTCCCCGGGCATTGCACCGGCATCGGAGTTGCTCCACAAGACCTTGCTTGTACTCCTGCTGGTGACAGCGCACACGGTGGCCGCGGAGGCGCTGGGCGAGGAAGTGATTCTCCTCTGCATGCCAGAGGTTATCCCAGTTGTGCTAATCTGGTTCAGTATTCACCACGGCTCCGTCAGCGACCAGGTGATTGAAACTTATAAAAGGTGGGAATGGCGCATTTCTCTAGGTGCAGTGGTAGCTCTTTTTTTGGCCAAGATTGATGAGTCCGTGCGCCCCGGCTGGTGCACGACAATATTTGTTTGCTGTGCCATCTCAGGGCTCCTGGCCAACTACGTTGTGTTCATGCTAAGTCATTGGCCAGGGCAAGAACCGGCTGATGACAAGCAGGAACCAGGGAAGCTTCTTGTTCAACCCGCCGATGACAAGCAGGATCCGGGGAAGCTGGATGTACAAGCCGCTGATGGAAAGCAGGATCCAGGGAAGCTGGCTGTGGAATTACTGAAGCATTGGGCAAATGACTTACTGATAGCCGCAGCTGCGTTGCTGCTAGTCAGGTATCTGCTCGTTCACGGGCTTGGTTGGAAAGAAGCACTTACTGCACTAAGCCAAACCTTTGAACGATTGATTTCAGCAGTGAGAGGACACACAAATACTTTTTGGTCCATCATGCCATTACTATGTTCTGCCCTATTCAATTTGTTGTCCAGTTCAATGAACCTCCACAAGGATTCCCCAGGAATAGCAACAGTGCAATGGAGCTTTGGTATTTGCTATAATGTGTTGATTGTACTTCATATGTTCTTCTTTACAGGTGATGTATCCCATACTCTATATTATAAGTACAATAGTATTGCCTTACTTTGGAAAGGAATGCAGCGCATTCTTGTAATATGA
- the LOC109737674 gene encoding uncharacterized protein isoform X2 has product MPLDLVSVFLAFTLESSLDNFRRASPDEELISGALEITLCFPCMVLRFYMMAANLSFMPPNILIFMDTGAAVLACYVLLLDINWSFRWLTMFPVMGIVFIYALSRLYSKPYTRGEDREEAGIIPCSKIKEGEDREEAAVISCSQIKEGEDREEDALTFYSQIKQDGDDGHCKANQGSKGENLSTRNTEESSNEKITRVIFLQLEFIGIITFGALWAMDELLLDEHATDRFTISQFLLFLSFILAALTSMMKRLPTDVSPGIAPASELLHKTLLVLLLVTAHTVAAEALGEEVILLCMPEVIPVVLIWFSIHHGSVSDQVIETYKRWEWRISLGAVVALFLAKIDESVRPGWCTTIFVCCAISGLLANYVVFMLSHWPGQEPADDKQEPGKLLVQPADDKQDPGKLDVQAADGKQDPGKLAVELLKHWANDLLIAAAALLLVRYLLVHGLGWKEALTALSQTFERLISAVRGHTNTFWSIMPLLCSALFNLLSSSMNLHKDSPGIATVQWSFGICYNVLIVLHMFFFTGDVSHTLYYKYNSIALLWKGMQRILVI; this is encoded by the coding sequence ATGCCGTTGGATTTGGTGTCTGTGTTTCTCGCCTTCACACTGGAAAGCAGCCTAGACAATTTCCGAAGGGCATCTCCTGATGAGGAGTTGATATCGGGTGCATTGGAGATTACTCTTTGCTTCCCCTGCATGGTTCTGAGATTCTACATGATGGCAGCCAATCTGTCATTCATGCCTCCAAACATCCTGATTTTCATGGACACCGGCGCTGCCGTACTTGCCTGTTATGTGCTACTACTGGACATCAACTGGAGCTTCAGATGGCTCACCATGTTCCCCGTCATGGGCATTGTTTTCATATATGCCCTGTCACGGCTGTACTCGAAGCCCTATACTCGAGGTGAAGATCGTGAAGAGGCCGGGATTATCCCCTGTTCAAAAATAAAAGAAGGTGAAGATCGTGAAGAGGCCGCGGTTATCTCCTGTTCACAAATAAAAGAAGGTGAAGATCGTGAAGAGGACGCGCTTACCTTCTATTCACAAATAAAACAAGATGGTGATGATGGCCATTGCAAGGCAAACCAAGGCAGTAAAGGAGAAAATTTGTCGACGAGGAATACAGAAGAATCTAGCAATGAGAAGATCACTAGGGTAATATTTCTGCAGCTTGAGTTCATAGGGATAATAACGTTCGGGGCGCTATGGGCGATGGACGAGCTGCTACTTGATGAGCATGCAACTGACAGGTTCACCATCTCCCAGTTCCTCCTGTTCCTGAGCTTTATACTGGCAGCACTGACGTCCATGATGAAGAGACTGCCTACTGACGTCTCCCCGGGCATTGCACCGGCATCGGAGTTGCTCCACAAGACCTTGCTTGTACTCCTGCTGGTGACAGCGCACACGGTGGCCGCGGAGGCGCTGGGCGAGGAAGTGATTCTCCTCTGCATGCCAGAGGTTATCCCAGTTGTGCTAATCTGGTTCAGTATTCACCACGGCTCCGTCAGCGACCAGGTGATTGAAACTTATAAAAGGTGGGAATGGCGCATTTCTCTAGGTGCAGTGGTAGCTCTTTTTTTGGCCAAGATTGATGAGTCCGTGCGCCCCGGCTGGTGCACGACAATATTTGTTTGCTGTGCCATCTCAGGGCTCCTGGCCAACTACGTTGTGTTCATGCTAAGTCATTGGCCAGGGCAAGAACCGGCTGATGACAAGCAGGAACCAGGGAAGCTTCTTGTTCAACCCGCCGATGACAAGCAGGATCCGGGGAAGCTGGATGTACAAGCCGCTGATGGAAAGCAGGATCCAGGGAAGCTGGCTGTGGAATTACTGAAGCATTGGGCAAATGACTTACTGATAGCCGCAGCTGCGTTGCTGCTAGTCAGGTATCTGCTCGTTCACGGGCTTGGTTGGAAAGAAGCACTTACTGCACTAAGCCAAACCTTTGAACGATTGATTTCAGCAGTGAGAGGACACACAAATACTTTTTGGTCCATCATGCCATTACTATGTTCTGCCCTATTCAATTTGTTGTCCAGTTCAATGAACCTCCACAAGGATTCCCCAGGAATAGCAACAGTGCAATGGAGCTTTGGTATTTGCTATAATGTGTTGATTGTACTTCATATGTTCTTCTTTACAGGTGATGTATCCCATACTCTATATTATAAGTACAATAGTATTGCCTTACTTTGGAAAGGAATGCAGCGCATTCTTGTAATATGA